In one Solanum dulcamara chromosome 1, daSolDulc1.2, whole genome shotgun sequence genomic region, the following are encoded:
- the LOC129893202 gene encoding uncharacterized protein LOC129893202 produces the protein MNPLEFNGSKLDEDPMEFIDEVYQIMAIMGVPPKEKAEIVVYQLKEEKLTERYWGFKKDRVDGGGFNHQRSDYGSNGKGKGGQQFMGQGSINTPPPKFNKKKGLNLMVPRDSAGTQAFPLSKRCGRTHKEEFLAGSNACFKCGKWSHHAWDCSGSVGGSPQGQVSHGQQAQVGGQRTNHFYVLHGRQEVEKTSNVVISILKDFTFDVYVLLDPGANF, from the exons ATGAATCCATTAGAGTtcaatggttctaaactagatgaggatcCTATGGAGTTTATCGATGAGGTGTACCAAATTATGgccatcatgggtgtgccaccaaaagAGAAGGCTGAGATAGTGgtatatcaactcaaag aagagaagttgacgGAGAGGTATTGGGGGTTCAAGAAAGAtagagtagatggtggaggATTCAACcatcaaaggtccgattatggtagcAATGGCAAAGGCAAAGGTGGGCAACagtttatgggacaaggttccattAATACTCCTCCTCCCAAGTTCAATAAGAAAAAAGGTCTCAACCTAATGGTTCCAAGAGATAGCGCTGGTACCCAAGCTTTTCCCCTATCTAAAAGGTGTGGGAGGACCCATAAAGAGGAGTTTTTGGCGGGCTCAAATGCGTGCTTCAAATGCGGTAAATGGAGTCACCATGCTTGGGATTGTAGTGGTAGTGTAGGTGGtagtcctcaaggccaagtttctcatggACAACAAGCTCAAGTAGGTGGACAACGCACCAACCATTTCTATGTGTTGCAtgggaggcaagaggttgagaaaACCTCAAATGTTGTTATCAGTATTTTAAAGgactttacttttgatgtatatgtgTTGTTGGACCCGGGTGCAAACTTTTAA